The following proteins are co-located in the Gemmatimonadaceae bacterium genome:
- a CDS encoding immunity 8 family protein, translated as MRAVVQSLHSPDISELETFTAGPEPFSLLIEATIGQDESRGGEQFCFTVCNCPAMNLEVENASGRAWIRSVLLMKTFSYQLLIDALNELCARAGEGDWDSIARYISKYTSWEFEDFQS; from the coding sequence ATGAGAGCCGTCGTTCAGTCCTTACATAGTCCGGACATAAGCGAACTAGAAACGTTTACGGCTGGCCCCGAACCTTTCTCGCTTCTGATTGAAGCGACAATTGGCCAGGACGAATCGAGAGGAGGTGAACAGTTCTGCTTCACCGTATGCAACTGCCCAGCGATGAATCTCGAGGTTGAGAATGCCTCGGGGCGTGCCTGGATCCGATCAGTCCTGTTAATGAAAACCTTCAGCTATCAGCTATTGATCGATGCGCTCAACGAACTTTGCGCACGTGCTGGCGAAGGGGACTGGGATTCAATCGCGCGTTACATATCCAAGTATACTTCGTGGGAGTTTGAAGACTTTCAAAGCTAA